In Nitrospirota bacterium, the genomic window AGAGCCCCCCCGAAGGAATCATTCTCCGACCCCACTTTTCTTTACACTCCAGCACAACGCCCGCATCCCTGCCGCCAATGCCATGGGAGTTCCGGGGCCGGGCGGGCCGGTGCCGGGGCCGAACAAGAGCCCACATCTGGGGTGGTCGGATTTTCCGGCCGGCACCAAGTCGTTCGCGATCATCTGTCGCGACGTGGATGCGCCCTCCAGGCCAGATGACGCCAACAAGAGCGATCGCGTAGTGCGGTACGATTTCCCGCGCGCGGATTTTTATCACTGGGTGCTGGTGGATATCCCGTCCACTATCACGGGTCTCGTCGAAGGCCGGGATTCGGACGGGGTGGTGCCCAAGGGCAAACCGCTGGGCAAGACCGAGTATGGTGTGCGCGGGATCAACAGTTATCGCGAGTGGTTTGGAAGTGATCCGGCCATGGGAGGGGACTACGGTGGCTACGACGGGCCGTGGCCGCCGTTCAATGACGAGCGCGTGCATCACTACCATTTCACGGTGTACGCGCTGGATGTCGCGTCGCTCGGGCTGCCGCAGCGATTTGCCGGACCGGACGCGCTCCGGGCCATGCAAGGCCACATCCTGGATCAGGCCACCATCATCGGAACGTACGCGCTCAATCCCACGGCTCGGGAGTAGCAGGTTGCTGAAAAAGTCCATCCGCTGCGTTCTGACTGAGGAGCCTCGGCCGCCTCACCGTCTCGGCGGCGCTCGTGGCTTGGCGCCACTTCTTCGTGGCGCCACTCGCCTCACGTACGACCGCAATCCCCCGGGAACGTTTCGTACCTCCAGGGAATTCCCAGTACGCTGCGGTTTCCTCCTCGCTGCGGCC contains:
- a CDS encoding YbhB/YbcL family Raf kinase inhibitor-like protein; translation: MGVPGPGGPVPGPNKSPHLGWSDFPAGTKSFAIICRDVDAPSRPDDANKSDRVVRYDFPRADFYHWVLVDIPSTITGLVEGRDSDGVVPKGKPLGKTEYGVRGINSYREWFGSDPAMGGDYGGYDGPWPPFNDERVHHYHFTVYALDVASLGLPQRFAGPDALRAMQGHILDQATIIGTYALNPTARE